The genomic DNA AACCAGCGCAAAGGAATGGAAGCAAAAACTGAGCGACCAGCTCACCGATCCGCCCCGCATTGTTTTGGTCAACGAACGCTACAGCACTCTGGAAGCCCGCGATCGCTACTGGCAAATGTTTCCCCCCACCGGACTCACCCGCCTCTTACCTCAAGGACTTCGGACTCCGCCCAGGGCGATCGATGATATTGTGGCAATTTTGCTGATCGAGCGGTACTTAGAGCAGCTTAGCAGCGGATAATTCGAGGCTTAGAAAGCGGCAGACCCCTCACCCGTTGAAAAACACGAAAATCGGCGCACTTCTCCAACATCAGGAAAGCTATACAAATCAAAGTCCCCCTCTCGCTCTTGCAGAACGGCAAAAAACAAAAGGGGAATTTAGGGAGATCTCAAGCATCAGGGACTTGCTTAGCCGTCCAGCTTCTTCTGAAGCAGTTGATTCGTCAGCTTCGGATCAGCCTTACCGCCCGTTGCCTTCATCACCTGACCAACAAAGAAACCCAGCATATTCTTCTTGCCGCCCCGGTACTTCTCCAGTTCGCCAGGAAACTTCTCCAGAACTTGATCGATCGCCTCTTCGATCACCTTCGGATCGGAGACCTGCACCAGTCCTTTCTTCTCGACTAGCTCCTTCGCCGAGCCGCCATCCTTCAGCAGTTCCGGCAGAATTTCCTTCGCGGCAGAGTTGCTAATCGTGTTGGATTCAATCAACTGAATCATTTCCGCCAGGATTTCCGGCTTGAGGGCAATGTCATTAACAGTCAGCTTCTCTTTATTGAGATAGCCGCTGATGTCGCCCATGATCCAGTTTGCCGCAGGCTTCGCATTTGCCCCGGCTGCTAGCACGGCTTCAAAGTATTGGGCGATCGTCCCATCCTCGGTCAGCACTTTGGCGTCGTAGGGGGAGAGTCCCAATTCCGACTCATAGCGGTGACGCTTCTGGGCGGGCAGTTCCGGCAGTTCCCCTTTCCAGGCGGAAAGCTGGTCTGCACCCACTTCGATCGGGGCGAGATCCGGCTCCGGGAAATAGCGGTAGTCGCTCGATCCCTCCTTCACCCGCATACTGATGGTGCGCTGCGAACCTTCTTCCCATAAACGGGTTTCCTGCACAATTCGCTCGCCGGATTCGATCGCTTCAATTTGCCGTTCGATCTCGTATTCGATCGCCTTTTGAATGGCACTAAAGGAGTTCATGTTCTTGATTTCAACCTTCGTGCCAAACTTTTCAGTGCCGACCGGACGCACGGAAATATTCACGTCGCAGCGCAGCGAACCTTCCTGCATATTGCCGTCGCTCACGCCCAGATAACGCACAATCCGGCGCAGTTCTTGAGCATATTCCGCCGCTTCCTGACCCGATCGAATATCCGGCTCGGATACGATTTCCACCAGCGGAACGCCTGTGCGGTTGTAGTCTACGAGGGAATATTTGGAGCCGGAAAGCCGCTCACTGCCTGCATGAACCAGTTTCCCCGCATCCTCTTCCATGTGCAGGCGGGTAATGCCGATTTTCTTGCGCGTCGGTTTACCAGCCTTGTCCAGCACTTCGATCTCCAGCCAGCCATGCTCAGCGATCGGCAGGTCGTACTGCGAGATCTGGTAGTTCTTGGGCAGATCGGGATAGAAATACTGTTTGCGATCGAACTTGCTGAAGTCGGCGATTTTGCAGTTCAGCGCCAAGCCTGCTTTAACGGCATATTCCAGCACCCGCTGGTTCAGCACGGGCAGCACACCGGGCATTCCCATGCAGATCGGGCAAACGTTCGTATTGGGCGGCGTCCCAAACTCGGTGGAACAGTTACAGAAAACCTTCGTGTCAGTTTTAAGCTGGCAGTGAGTTTCCAGACCAATAATCGCTTCGTACTGGGTTTTTGCGGGCGTAGCGGTTGTCATAGACGCAAATTGTGACGCAAGTTCTAAAGACGCAGTGGCTTATGATCTCTCGATGCGATATCTCGATCGCAATTCTTTCGACGGATCTGTGCGCGGTAGCTGCTCCATTTTAGCCTACCAGTCGTCGGGCAAGCTCAAAGGCAGCAGACGCAATTCGATCGGGAAACTCTACTCGATCGGGAAACTCCAACAGAACGTCTTAAAATCCGCTGTAACAGTTCCTACAAGACTTCTTGAAGAATCCCTAATTGATTACCCAAAACAAGCATCAGCCCAGTATGGTGATAGATCGGGGCAGTGGCGGACGCACTGCGAGTCCCAATACCAGTCCCAATTTCAGCGTTTTATTGCCTT from Leptolyngbya ohadii IS1 includes the following:
- the gatB gene encoding Asp-tRNA(Asn)/Glu-tRNA(Gln) amidotransferase subunit GatB, with amino-acid sequence MTTATPAKTQYEAIIGLETHCQLKTDTKVFCNCSTEFGTPPNTNVCPICMGMPGVLPVLNQRVLEYAVKAGLALNCKIADFSKFDRKQYFYPDLPKNYQISQYDLPIAEHGWLEIEVLDKAGKPTRKKIGITRLHMEEDAGKLVHAGSERLSGSKYSLVDYNRTGVPLVEIVSEPDIRSGQEAAEYAQELRRIVRYLGVSDGNMQEGSLRCDVNISVRPVGTEKFGTKVEIKNMNSFSAIQKAIEYEIERQIEAIESGERIVQETRLWEEGSQRTISMRVKEGSSDYRYFPEPDLAPIEVGADQLSAWKGELPELPAQKRHRYESELGLSPYDAKVLTEDGTIAQYFEAVLAAGANAKPAANWIMGDISGYLNKEKLTVNDIALKPEILAEMIQLIESNTISNSAAKEILPELLKDGGSAKELVEKKGLVQVSDPKVIEEAIDQVLEKFPGELEKYRGGKKNMLGFFVGQVMKATGGKADPKLTNQLLQKKLDG
- a CDS encoding pre-16S rRNA-processing nuclease YqgF — encoded protein: MQASSSASAQPVILGFDPGRQKCGVAILGIDRTLLFHQVIAAGEAIQAIEQLRQKYPVTTLVMGNQTSAKEWKQKLSDQLTDPPRIVLVNERYSTLEARDRYWQMFPPTGLTRLLPQGLRTPPRAIDDIVAILLIERYLEQLSSG